In the Malaya genurostris strain Urasoe2022 chromosome 1, Malgen_1.1, whole genome shotgun sequence genome, one interval contains:
- the LOC131425381 gene encoding uncharacterized protein LOC131425381, with the protein MHQLLTLVTMVAFTTVIHGAVYPWVPFASWWVRAPDKDIPPVVNVQQLGGNYVFSTAEGKAYQAVAPASVIQPPLATVHVQALSGLSVQYLPSGQAILVPTGAVVGNADPDTSNSSDDAVGQGTTTEINENETANEPAEINDEVNSEQPEDPAPVTEQPEDNEETESQ; encoded by the coding sequence ATGCATCAGCTTTTGACACTAGTTACGATGGTGGCATTCACTACGGTGATCCACGGCGCTGTGTACCCTTGGGTTCCGTTCGCGTCTTGGTGGGTTCGTGCGCCGGACAAGGATATTCCACCAGTTGTCAACGTGCAGCAGTTGGGAGGAAACTACGTTTTCAGCACCGCTGAAGGAAAAGCCTACCAGGCTGTTGCTCCTGCGTCCGTGATTCAACCACCACTGGCAACTGTACACGTTCAGGCACTCTCCGGTCTATCGGTTCAATATTTACCATCTGGGCAGGCGATACTGGTTCCAACGGGAGCAGTGGTAGGCAACGCTGATCCTGACACTTCAAACTCATCGGATGATGCTGTTGGTCAGGGTACTACCACGGAAATCAATGAAAACGAAACAGCGAATGAACCGGCGGAGATCAACGACGAAGTGAATTCAGAACAGCCAGAAGATCCAGCTCCAGTCACGGAGCAACCGGAAGATAACGAGGAAACGGAGAGCCAGTAG